One uncultured Alphaproteobacteria bacterium genomic region harbors:
- the kdpB gene encoding potassium translocating ATPase, subunit B (Evidence 2a : Function of homologous gene experimentally demonstrated in an other organism; PubMedId : 6146979, 9858692; Product type t : transporter): MTVHRPRAAALFDRALLGAAAADAVAKLDPRRLVRNPVMFATALVALVATLLAVRGGPDIAVTAEIAAWLWFTVLFANFAEAVAEGRGKAQAASLRRSRGDAVAKRLAAPEAESFETVAATTLKAGDLVACEAGDTIPGDGDVVAGIAMVDESAITGESAPVIRESGGDRSAVTGGTRVVSDRIVVRITVDPGESFLDRMIALVEGAKRQKTPNEIALTLLLVGMTLIFLVVVATLPAFAAWSGARVPVAFLAALFVTLIPTTIGGLLSAIGIAGMDRLVKFNVVAKSGRAVEAAGDVDVLLLDKTGTITLGARQAAEFLPLAGVQERELAEAAFLASLADDTPEGKSIVALARQRFGFAGRADLAFVPFTAQTRMSGVDLDGGEIRKGAEDAILARIGALPPPTARELRQHVERVAKSGGTPLVVARDARPLGVVYLKDVVKPGIRERFATLREMGIKTVMITGDNPLTAAAIAAEAGVDDFLAEATPEKKLELIRAYQQGGRLVAMCGDGSNDAPALAQADVGVAMNTGTQAAREAGNMVDLESDPTKLIEIVMIGKQLLMSRGALTTFSLANDVAKYFAIIPALFLASHPQLAALNVMGLASPQSAVLSAVVFNALIIVALIPLALRGVRYAPAPAATLLKRNLLVYGVGGLVAPFAGIKLIDMAVAALGLA, from the coding sequence ATGACGGTTCATCGTCCGCGCGCGGCGGCGCTGTTCGACCGCGCGCTTCTCGGCGCGGCGGCTGCGGATGCGGTCGCCAAGCTCGACCCGCGCCGCCTGGTGCGCAATCCGGTGATGTTCGCGACCGCCCTGGTGGCGCTGGTGGCGACCCTGCTCGCGGTTCGCGGCGGACCGGATATCGCGGTCACCGCCGAAATCGCCGCGTGGCTGTGGTTCACGGTGCTGTTCGCCAACTTCGCCGAGGCGGTGGCGGAGGGGCGGGGCAAGGCCCAGGCGGCAAGCCTGCGGCGCTCGCGCGGCGACGCCGTGGCGAAGCGCCTCGCCGCGCCGGAGGCGGAGTCCTTCGAGACGGTTGCGGCGACGACCCTCAAGGCGGGCGACCTGGTGGCGTGCGAGGCGGGCGACACGATCCCCGGCGACGGCGACGTGGTCGCGGGCATCGCGATGGTCGACGAAAGCGCGATCACCGGCGAATCCGCTCCGGTGATCCGCGAATCCGGCGGCGACCGCTCGGCGGTCACCGGCGGCACCCGCGTCGTCTCCGACCGCATCGTCGTGCGCATCACCGTCGATCCCGGCGAGAGCTTTCTCGACCGCATGATCGCCCTGGTCGAAGGGGCGAAGCGGCAGAAGACCCCGAACGAGATCGCGCTGACCCTGCTGCTGGTGGGGATGACGCTGATCTTCCTGGTCGTCGTCGCCACCCTGCCCGCGTTCGCGGCGTGGTCGGGGGCGCGGGTGCCGGTTGCCTTCCTCGCGGCGCTGTTCGTCACCCTGATCCCCACCACCATCGGCGGCTTGCTTTCGGCGATCGGCATCGCGGGGATGGACCGGCTGGTGAAGTTCAACGTCGTCGCCAAGTCGGGCCGGGCGGTGGAGGCGGCGGGCGACGTCGACGTGCTGCTGCTCGACAAGACCGGCACCATCACCCTCGGCGCGCGCCAGGCGGCCGAGTTCCTGCCGCTCGCCGGGGTGCAGGAGCGCGAACTGGCCGAGGCGGCGTTCCTCGCCTCGCTCGCCGACGACACGCCGGAGGGCAAGTCGATCGTCGCCCTCGCGCGGCAGCGCTTCGGTTTCGCCGGACGCGCGGATCTCGCGTTCGTGCCGTTCACCGCGCAGACGCGGATGAGCGGCGTCGATCTCGACGGCGGCGAAATCCGCAAGGGTGCGGAGGATGCGATCCTCGCCCGCATCGGCGCGTTGCCTCCGCCGACGGCGCGCGAGCTGCGCCAGCATGTCGAGCGGGTGGCGAAGTCGGGCGGTACGCCGCTGGTGGTGGCGCGAGACGCCCGCCCGCTCGGCGTCGTGTATCTCAAGGACGTGGTCAAGCCGGGCATCCGCGAACGCTTCGCCACCCTGCGCGAGATGGGCATCAAGACCGTGATGATCACCGGCGACAACCCCCTCACCGCCGCGGCGATCGCCGCCGAGGCGGGGGTGGACGACTTCCTCGCCGAGGCGACGCCGGAGAAGAAGCTGGAACTGATCCGCGCCTATCAGCAGGGCGGGCGTCTGGTGGCGATGTGCGGCGACGGTTCCAACGACGCGCCCGCGCTGGCCCAGGCCGACGTCGGCGTGGCGATGAACACCGGCACCCAGGCGGCGCGCGAAGCGGGCAACATGGTCGATCTCGAAAGCGATCCGACCAAGCTGATCGAGATCGTGATGATCGGCAAGCAACTGCTGATGAGCCGCGGCGCGCTCACCACCTTCTCGCTCGCCAACGACGTGGCGAAGTACTTCGCGATCATTCCGGCGCTGTTCCTCGCCAGCCATCCGCAGCTCGCCGCGCTCAACGTCATGGGACTGGCGAGCCCGCAGTCGGCGGTGCTGTCGGCGGTGGTGTTCAACGCGCTGATCATCGTCGCGTTGATCCCGCTTGCGCTCCGGGGCGTGCGCTATGCCCCCGCGCCCGCGGCGACGCTGCTCAAGCGCAACCTCCTGGTCTACGGCGTCGGCGGCCTGGTCGCGCCGTTCGCCGGAATCAAGCTGATCGACATGGCGGTGGCCGCCCTCGGCCTCGCCTGA
- the kdpA gene encoding potassium translocating ATPase, subunit A (Evidence 2a : Function of homologous gene experimentally demonstrated in an other organism; PubMedId : 6146979, 9858692; Product type t : transporter): MDATGILQILVYLALIAALTPVVGGYLARIFDGRAQWLARVERPVYRLCGVSPEREQHWSAYALSLLAFNLAGALQLYGLLRLQTWLPLNPEGMAAASPRLAFNTSVSFVTNTNWQAYGGETALGYFVQMTGMTVQNFASAATGIAVAAALIRGFSRRSAKTVGHFVVDVTRVTLYLLLPACFAGALLLVWLGVPQNFDSYTVATTLEGARQTIAQGPVASQMFIKHLGTNGGGFFNANAAHPFETPSALVNLIHMLAIFAIGAGLTNAFGRMVGDVRQGWAILGAMALLFVAGVFALWAADAAANPAFAGLGVDQAASPWQPGGNMEGKEVRFGIAASALFAAVTTAASCGAVVAMHDSLMPLAGMVPLVNILLGEVVVGGVGAGLCGMLMFAVVAVFVAGLMVGRTPEYLGKKIEAREIKLAVLAILVLPVGVLGFGALGMAFGAGAIQDPGPHGLSELLYAYASATGNNGSAFAGFGADTTLHDTLLGLAMGLGRYAAIVPVLALAGAAAAKPRVPDSAGTFPTSGGLFVGLLAAVVLVVGGLTFFPVLALGPLAEQFALAAAVLY; this comes from the coding sequence ATGGACGCCACGGGCATCCTGCAAATTCTCGTCTACCTCGCGCTGATCGCGGCGCTGACGCCGGTCGTCGGCGGCTATCTCGCGCGGATCTTCGACGGCCGCGCCCAATGGCTCGCCCGGGTCGAGCGGCCGGTCTACCGCCTGTGCGGCGTGTCGCCCGAGCGCGAGCAGCACTGGAGCGCCTACGCGCTGTCGCTGCTCGCCTTCAATCTCGCGGGCGCGCTGCAGCTCTACGGCCTTCTGCGGCTGCAGACGTGGCTGCCGCTCAACCCGGAGGGGATGGCGGCGGCTTCGCCCCGGCTCGCCTTCAACACCTCCGTGAGCTTCGTCACCAACACCAACTGGCAGGCCTACGGCGGCGAGACCGCGCTCGGCTACTTCGTGCAGATGACCGGCATGACGGTGCAGAACTTCGCTTCCGCCGCCACCGGCATCGCCGTCGCCGCGGCCTTGATCCGCGGCTTTTCGCGGCGCTCGGCGAAGACCGTCGGGCATTTCGTCGTCGACGTCACCCGCGTCACCCTCTACCTGCTGCTGCCCGCCTGCTTCGCCGGAGCCCTGCTGCTGGTGTGGCTCGGGGTGCCGCAGAACTTCGATTCCTACACCGTCGCGACCACTCTCGAAGGCGCGCGCCAGACCATCGCCCAGGGGCCGGTGGCGAGCCAGATGTTCATCAAGCACCTCGGCACCAACGGCGGCGGCTTCTTCAACGCCAACGCCGCGCACCCGTTCGAGACCCCCTCGGCGCTGGTCAACCTGATCCACATGCTCGCGATCTTCGCGATCGGCGCGGGGCTTACCAACGCCTTCGGGCGAATGGTCGGCGACGTCCGCCAAGGCTGGGCGATTCTCGGCGCGATGGCGCTGCTGTTCGTCGCGGGCGTGTTCGCGCTGTGGGCTGCGGATGCGGCGGCCAACCCGGCGTTCGCGGGTCTCGGCGTCGATCAGGCGGCCTCGCCCTGGCAGCCGGGCGGCAACATGGAGGGCAAGGAGGTTCGGTTCGGCATCGCCGCCTCGGCGCTGTTCGCCGCCGTCACCACCGCCGCCAGTTGCGGCGCGGTGGTGGCGATGCACGACAGCCTGATGCCGCTCGCCGGGATGGTGCCGCTGGTCAACATCCTTCTGGGCGAGGTGGTGGTCGGCGGGGTCGGCGCCGGGCTGTGCGGCATGCTGATGTTCGCCGTGGTCGCGGTGTTCGTCGCCGGGCTGATGGTGGGGCGCACCCCGGAATACCTCGGCAAGAAGATCGAAGCGCGGGAGATCAAGCTTGCGGTGCTGGCGATTCTGGTGCTGCCGGTGGGGGTTCTCGGCTTCGGCGCGCTCGGCATGGCGTTCGGCGCGGGGGCGATCCAGGATCCCGGGCCGCACGGCCTTTCCGAACTGCTGTACGCCTACGCGTCGGCCACCGGCAACAACGGTTCGGCGTTCGCGGGATTCGGCGCCGATACGACGCTGCACGACACCCTGCTCGGTCTCGCCATGGGGCTCGGCCGCTATGCGGCGATCGTACCGGTGCTGGCGCTTGCGGGGGCGGCGGCGGCGAAGCCGCGCGTGCCCGACTCGGCCGGAACCTTCCCCACGTCCGGCGGGCTGTTCGTCGGCCTTCTGGCGGCGGTGGTGCTGGTGGTGGGCGGACTCACCTTTTTCCCGGTTCTCGCCCTAGGGCCGCTGGCCGAGCAGTTCGCGCTCGCCGCCGCGGTCCTGTATTGA
- the kdpF gene encoding potassium ion accessory transporter subunit (Evidence 2a : Function of homologous gene experimentally demonstrated in an other organism; PubMedId : 10608856, 9789555, 9858692; Product type f : factor) → MAFDMILGGAVAIALLGFLVYVLFHPERF, encoded by the coding sequence ATGGCGTTCGACATGATCCTCGGCGGAGCGGTGGCGATCGCGCTGCTCGGCTTCCTCGTCTACGTTCTGTTCCATCCCGAGCGGTTCTAG
- a CDS encoding hypothetical protein (Evidence 5 : No homology to any previously reported sequences) — MLDILFIGLIVAIFACGALLVRACARM; from the coding sequence GTGCTCGACATCCTGTTCATCGGCCTGATCGTCGCGATCTTCGCCTGCGGTGCGCTGCTCGTGCGCGCCTGCGCGCGGATGTGA
- a CDS encoding conserved hypothetical protein (Evidence 4 : Homologs of previously reported genes of unknown function): MLTHLSRSDLARHVETWIEAWNRHDVDAVIAPFSEHAVFVSPRAASVTGDAVVRGRRALRTYWTKALAAVPDLRFRLESVVCDEIAQTVLVHYVSRAGGRTVRAAELMRFDGGHQVYGEAFYGAEVADAASAGSRAANA, from the coding sequence GTGCTGACCCACCTCTCCCGCAGCGATCTCGCCCGCCATGTCGAGACCTGGATCGAAGCCTGGAATCGTCACGACGTCGATGCGGTGATCGCGCCGTTTTCCGAGCATGCCGTGTTCGTCAGCCCGCGGGCGGCCTCCGTGACGGGCGATGCGGTGGTGCGGGGCCGCCGGGCGCTCCGGACATATTGGACGAAGGCGCTCGCCGCCGTGCCCGACTTACGGTTCCGGCTCGAATCCGTCGTCTGCGACGAGATCGCGCAGACCGTTCTCGTCCACTACGTGTCGCGGGCGGGAGGCCGAACGGTGCGCGCCGCCGAACTGATGCGGTTCGACGGCGGCCATCAGGTCTACGGCGAGGCGTTCTATGGCGCCGAGGTTGCGGACGCGGCGTCGGCCGGCTCGCGCGCCGCAAACGCATGA
- a CDS encoding Cupin 2 conserved barrel domain protein, with amino-acid sequence MRPIVKLHELSLQPQSHGETFAAGVAAVAAPLGATHLGARYVELPPGKKAWPFHCHHANDELFVILGGRGVLRHGERTHPVEPGDVVVCPAGGAESAHQLIAAADEGLRYLAVSSMHEPDVLEYPDSGKMTVFAGSPPGGDKAARRVEITVRADSRVEYWEGES; translated from the coding sequence ATGCGACCGATCGTCAAACTTCACGAGCTTTCTCTCCAACCGCAATCGCATGGCGAAACCTTCGCGGCGGGCGTGGCGGCGGTGGCGGCGCCGCTCGGCGCCACGCACCTGGGCGCCCGCTACGTGGAGCTTCCGCCCGGCAAGAAGGCGTGGCCATTCCACTGCCACCATGCCAACGACGAACTGTTCGTGATCCTCGGCGGCCGTGGCGTGCTCCGTCACGGCGAACGGACGCATCCGGTCGAACCCGGCGACGTGGTGGTGTGCCCCGCCGGAGGCGCGGAATCCGCCCATCAACTGATCGCCGCGGCCGACGAGGGATTGCGGTATCTCGCGGTCAGCAGCATGCACGAACCCGACGTTCTCGAATATCCCGACAGCGGCAAGATGACCGTCTTCGCCGGTTCGCCCCCCGGGGGCGACAAGGCGGCCCGCCGGGTCGAGATCACCGTCCGCGCGGACAGCCGGGTCGAGTACTGGGAGGGCGAATCGTGA
- a CDS encoding DSBA oxidoreductase, translating to MTDRDAQAIDGSGSAGDIDFWFDFASAYAYFAALEIDDLGRRVRRRINWHPFALGAAFKATGSRGLSSTPLKRDYARTDWHRIARLRGVPFRLPDHHPSVALAATRVFYLVAARDPERAPAFAREIFSAYYTRGIDSGNLDHVLAVAASLGLPADEFAAEATTPAIKDRVKRVSERALELGIFGSPYFVVDGEPFWGWDRMPMMERWIETGGW from the coding sequence GTGACCGACCGGGACGCACAGGCGATCGACGGCTCCGGTTCCGCCGGAGACATCGATTTCTGGTTCGACTTCGCCTCGGCCTACGCCTATTTCGCGGCTCTGGAGATCGACGATCTCGGCAGGCGCGTCCGCAGACGCATCAACTGGCACCCGTTCGCGCTGGGCGCGGCGTTCAAGGCCACCGGATCGCGGGGACTCTCCTCGACCCCGCTGAAGCGCGACTACGCCCGCACGGACTGGCATCGCATCGCGCGGCTGCGCGGCGTGCCGTTTCGCCTGCCGGACCATCACCCCTCGGTGGCGCTCGCCGCGACCCGCGTCTTCTATCTCGTCGCGGCGCGCGATCCGGAGCGTGCGCCGGCGTTCGCGCGGGAGATCTTTTCCGCCTACTACACCCGGGGCATCGACAGCGGAAATCTCGACCACGTGCTGGCGGTCGCGGCGTCGCTCGGTCTGCCGGCGGACGAATTCGCCGCGGAGGCGACGACCCCCGCGATCAAGGACCGGGTCAAGCGGGTGTCCGAACGGGCGCTCGAACTCGGCATCTTCGGCTCGCCGTACTTCGTCGTCGACGGCGAGCCGTTCTGGGGGTGGGACCGCATGCCGATGATGGAACGATGGATCGAGACCGGCGGATGGTGA
- a CDS encoding GCN5-related N-acetyltransferase — translation MVNAAGSAHVRRLARDDAAALAGLLAAYGAEMRHAPRGGDDDFRRAAALLDDRVAETFGAFMGDRLIGFAVVFDLPEAISGRRAGQLDDLYVAPEARGRRIAGRLIAAAAETGRRRDWVHLRWLVPEDNAAARKAYEVLAETAPWKSYVLWLRGGDRW, via the coding sequence ATGGTGAACGCGGCGGGCAGCGCGCACGTCCGCCGCCTCGCGCGCGACGATGCGGCGGCTTTGGCGGGTCTCCTCGCGGCATACGGCGCCGAGATGCGCCATGCCCCGCGCGGCGGCGACGACGATTTTCGGCGGGCGGCAGCGCTTCTCGACGATCGCGTCGCGGAAACCTTCGGCGCGTTCATGGGGGACCGGCTGATCGGCTTCGCGGTCGTGTTCGATCTGCCGGAAGCGATTTCGGGGCGCCGGGCCGGACAACTCGACGATCTTTACGTCGCACCGGAGGCGCGCGGCCGCCGCATCGCGGGGCGGCTGATCGCCGCCGCGGCCGAAACCGGCAGACGGCGCGACTGGGTGCATCTGCGCTGGCTGGTGCCCGAAGACAACGCCGCCGCGCGCAAGGCCTACGAGGTCCTCGCCGAGACCGCACCCTGGAAAAGCTACGTGCTGTGGCTGCGCGGCGGGGATCGGTGGTGA
- a CDS encoding Transcriptional regulator, LysR family, producing the protein MTEAPRLCVPLNALRAFEAAARHLSIKDAAGEIGVTPSAVSHQLRILEDLLGVELMRRVGPRLELTEAGRRLSPELTAGFRRIVEAVGNLKADRTLGPLRLSMLPTFAVHWLSPRLTSYPFSRAGFELLISTSQTAVDLGAGVADAAVRHGRGVWPGVVADRLFDETVALLGHAADWPAGDEAEMRAAIARTNLFLSHHRRDDFRRWNETLPGGPVAPAAITIVDSAGLGLKAAIDGAGLTFAGLEIAGWDIAAGRLRPLFDHRIPAEAGYYLCYPSARARDRRIRNLRAWMLAAAETPPATGR; encoded by the coding sequence GTGACCGAAGCGCCGCGTCTCTGCGTGCCGTTGAATGCGTTGCGCGCCTTCGAGGCCGCCGCGCGACATCTGTCGATCAAGGATGCGGCCGGAGAAATCGGCGTGACGCCGTCCGCCGTCAGTCATCAGCTCCGGATTCTGGAAGACCTGCTGGGCGTCGAGCTGATGCGGCGCGTCGGGCCGCGCCTGGAGCTGACCGAGGCGGGGCGGCGGCTGTCGCCGGAACTGACGGCGGGATTCCGCCGCATCGTGGAGGCCGTCGGAAACCTCAAGGCCGACCGCACTCTCGGTCCGCTGCGGCTGTCGATGCTGCCGACCTTCGCGGTCCATTGGCTGTCGCCGCGCCTGACCTCCTATCCGTTTTCGCGGGCCGGTTTCGAACTGCTGATCTCGACCTCGCAGACGGCGGTCGATCTCGGCGCCGGAGTTGCCGATGCCGCGGTTCGCCACGGCCGCGGCGTCTGGCCCGGGGTCGTCGCCGACCGCCTGTTCGACGAAACCGTCGCACTGCTGGGGCATGCCGCCGACTGGCCCGCGGGAGACGAGGCGGAGATGCGCGCGGCGATCGCGCGCACGAACCTGTTCCTGTCCCATCACCGCCGCGACGATTTCCGGCGGTGGAACGAAACCCTGCCGGGCGGACCGGTCGCCCCCGCGGCGATCACCATCGTCGATTCCGCCGGTCTCGGGCTGAAGGCGGCGATCGACGGCGCCGGGCTGACGTTCGCCGGTCTCGAGATCGCGGGATGGGATATCGCCGCGGGGCGGCTCCGTCCGCTGTTCGACCATCGGATTCCGGCCGAGGCCGGGTACTACCTTTGCTATCCGTCCGCACGCGCGCGCGACCGCCGCATCCGGAACCTCCGAGCGTGGATGCTGGCCGCGGCGGAGACGCCGCCCGCGACCGGCCGTTGA
- a CDS encoding Transcriptional regulator, GntR family, with translation MFRHSQLESVLAWLAHPAHAAMPLHARIQRAIRQLILDGALGPGKPLPATRVLAKSLGVSRDTVESAYAQLHAEGFIERRVGSGSFVAEMTEFAPGRRCPGRDAPTPDPSPNLGARGTAMFRSGGMGEPPTPRPFAHGIPETRTFPLRLWERLERQALKDAGARVLHHGDPQGDATLRRAIADYVNLERGARATADRVLVLTSSQQAMTLCANLLLDPGEPIFIEDPAYAGARKAFEAAGLDCVPIRVDRLGLEARRILDDPNRARAVFVTPSHQFPTGATLALDRRLALIAWASRHRAWIIEDDYDSEFRYSGKPTACVQGLDPHDRTLYIGTFTKSLFPGLRIGYLVLPPQLVKPMTAARTLLDGHTATIAQLTLARFIEGGHFGAYVRAMRGVYAQRLDALAGLVRKHLSEFVEPCVPIGGLQMPCRLTCGIPEPLAVDAARRVGIELLGVSTLHADADAAEPGLLMGFAAYTPAEMEIAVEKLAHALRTVKTAENWSG, from the coding sequence TTGTTCAGACATTCCCAACTCGAGTCCGTGCTGGCATGGCTGGCGCACCCCGCCCATGCGGCGATGCCGCTGCACGCGCGGATCCAGCGGGCGATCCGGCAACTCATCCTCGACGGCGCGCTCGGCCCCGGCAAGCCGCTGCCGGCGACGCGGGTGCTGGCGAAATCTCTGGGAGTCTCGCGGGACACGGTGGAATCCGCCTATGCCCAGCTCCACGCCGAAGGCTTCATCGAGCGGCGCGTCGGCAGCGGCAGCTTCGTCGCGGAGATGACCGAATTCGCGCCCGGACGCCGTTGTCCCGGACGCGATGCGCCGACGCCCGATCCTTCCCCGAACCTCGGTGCGCGCGGAACCGCAATGTTCCGCAGCGGCGGCATGGGCGAGCCCCCGACGCCCCGGCCGTTCGCCCATGGTATCCCGGAAACCCGCACCTTCCCCCTGCGGCTGTGGGAGCGGCTCGAACGGCAGGCGCTCAAGGACGCGGGCGCGCGAGTGCTCCATCACGGCGACCCGCAAGGGGACGCGACCCTGCGACGCGCGATCGCCGATTACGTCAATCTCGAACGCGGCGCACGCGCCACCGCCGACCGCGTCCTGGTGCTGACGAGCTCGCAACAGGCGATGACGCTCTGCGCGAACCTGCTGCTCGACCCCGGAGAGCCGATCTTCATCGAAGATCCGGCCTATGCCGGCGCGCGCAAGGCGTTCGAAGCCGCGGGACTCGATTGCGTGCCGATCCGCGTGGACCGGCTGGGCCTCGAGGCCCGACGGATCCTGGACGACCCAAATCGCGCCCGGGCGGTGTTCGTCACCCCGTCCCACCAGTTCCCGACCGGAGCGACGCTGGCGCTGGACCGCCGCCTCGCGCTGATCGCGTGGGCGTCCCGGCACCGGGCCTGGATCATCGAGGACGATTACGACAGCGAGTTCCGCTATTCGGGCAAGCCGACCGCCTGCGTCCAAGGCCTCGATCCGCACGACCGCACCCTCTACATCGGCACCTTCACCAAATCCCTCTTCCCGGGGTTGCGGATCGGCTACCTCGTGCTGCCGCCGCAACTGGTGAAACCGATGACGGCGGCACGCACGCTGCTCGACGGGCACACCGCCACGATCGCGCAACTGACGCTCGCCCGGTTCATCGAGGGCGGGCATTTCGGCGCATACGTGCGCGCCATGCGCGGCGTCTACGCCCAACGGCTCGACGCCTTGGCCGGACTGGTCCGCAAGCATCTTTCCGAATTCGTCGAGCCCTGCGTGCCGATCGGCGGCCTCCAGATGCCGTGCAGGCTCACGTGCGGCATCCCCGAACCGCTCGCCGTCGACGCCGCACGGCGCGTCGGCATCGAGCTTCTGGGCGTGTCGACCCTTCATGCCGACGCCGACGCCGCCGAACCCGGTTTGCTGATGGGCTTCGCCGCCTACACGCCCGCCGAGATGGAGATCGCCGTGGAGAAGCTGGCACACGCGCTCCGGACGGTGAAGACGGCGGAGAATTGGTCTGGATAA
- the glyA gene encoding serine hydroxymethyltransferase (Evidence 2a : Function of homologous gene experimentally demonstrated in an other organism; PubMedId : 10656824, 2034230, 6190704, 6300791, 9298646; Product type e : enzyme) has protein sequence MATSTAAPNGSDRIDANTRDASLSTADPAVFAAIADERNRQRTCVELIASENFVSPAVLEAQGSILTNKYAEGYPHRRYYGGCAHVDVVEDLAIARLTELFGSAYANVQPHSGSQANQAVFLALLQPGDTILGLDLKAGGHLTHGAPVNLSGRWFDVVSYGVDPDSHRIDMDEVAGLARRHRPKLLIAGGSAYPRTLDFARFRSIADEVGAILMVDMAHFAGLVAGGVYPSPVPHAHVVTSTTHKTLRGPRGGFVLTDEPTIAKKIDTAIFPGLQGGPLMHIVAAKAVAFGEALDPGFGLYARRVVENCRVLAQALADGGLTITTGGTDTHLAVVDLRPLGVTGNVAEKALDSVGITLNKNAIPNDPETPMVTSGIRVGSAAGTSRGFGPAEYREIAALLLETLHAVRADTLDADRPRIARRVRDLALGFPLPY, from the coding sequence ATGGCGACATCGACAGCCGCCCCCAACGGATCGGACCGGATCGACGCGAATACGCGCGACGCAAGCCTGTCGACCGCCGACCCCGCGGTCTTCGCCGCGATCGCCGACGAGCGGAACCGCCAGCGGACTTGCGTCGAGCTGATCGCCTCCGAGAATTTCGTCAGTCCGGCGGTTCTCGAAGCCCAGGGCTCGATCCTGACCAACAAATACGCGGAAGGCTATCCGCACCGTCGCTATTACGGCGGCTGCGCCCATGTCGACGTCGTCGAGGACCTCGCGATCGCCCGTCTGACCGAGCTTTTCGGCAGCGCCTACGCGAACGTGCAGCCGCATTCCGGCAGCCAGGCCAATCAGGCGGTGTTCCTCGCGCTGCTGCAGCCGGGAGACACCATCCTCGGCCTCGACCTCAAGGCGGGCGGCCATCTGACCCATGGCGCACCGGTCAACCTCTCCGGCCGATGGTTCGACGTCGTCAGCTACGGCGTCGACCCGGACAGCCACCGGATCGACATGGACGAAGTCGCCGGGCTCGCGCGCCGCCACCGGCCGAAACTGCTGATCGCGGGCGGATCGGCCTATCCGCGAACCCTCGACTTCGCACGGTTCCGCAGCATCGCCGACGAGGTGGGCGCGATCCTCATGGTCGATATGGCGCATTTCGCCGGGCTCGTCGCCGGAGGGGTCTATCCGTCTCCGGTCCCCCATGCGCACGTCGTCACCTCCACCACGCACAAGACCCTGCGCGGGCCGCGCGGCGGGTTCGTGCTCACCGACGAGCCGACGATCGCCAAAAAGATCGACACCGCGATCTTTCCCGGCCTCCAGGGCGGCCCGCTCATGCACATCGTCGCCGCCAAGGCGGTGGCGTTCGGCGAGGCGCTCGACCCCGGATTCGGGCTGTACGCGCGGCGCGTCGTCGAGAACTGCCGGGTTCTGGCTCAGGCCCTGGCCGACGGCGGCCTGACGATCACCACCGGCGGCACCGACACCCACCTCGCCGTCGTCGATCTGCGGCCTTTGGGCGTGACCGGCAACGTCGCGGAAAAGGCTCTGGACTCGGTCGGGATCACCCTCAACAAGAACGCGATCCCCAACGATCCCGAAACCCCGATGGTCACCTCCGGCATCCGGGTCGGAAGCGCCGCGGGCACCTCGCGGGGGTTCGGTCCGGCCGAGTATCGCGAGATCGCGGCGCTGCTCCTCGAAACCCTGCACGCGGTTCGCGCCGACACCCTGGACGCCGACCGTCCGCGCATCGCGCGGCGCGTGCGCGATCTCGCCCTCGGCTTCCCGCTTCCCTACTGA